One Tubulanus polymorphus chromosome 5, tnTubPoly1.2, whole genome shotgun sequence DNA segment encodes these proteins:
- the LOC141905828 gene encoding uncharacterized protein LOC141905828 translates to MASSKDASHIYRLTALLHIFVEAMIHTIRGSNALTISEIIPIQQMQAAKTVFRTMQHQKAIFLEAVEQHKAVDSIHSPRVSSFPQKISKALLSSQGPVKSVRNIHRVKGITAVDRTRIQANLHSGKISVLYEIASGLCTTSL, encoded by the exons ATGGCATCGTCAAAGGATGCGTCACACATTTATCGCCTCACTGCTTTACTGCATATATTTGTTGAGGCGATGATACACACCATAAGGGGATCCAATGCATTAACCATTTCAGAAATCATTCCAATACAACAAATGCAAGCTGCGAAAACGGTGTTTAGAACAATGCAGCACCAGAAAGCTATATTTCTCGAG GCAGTGGAACAGCACAAAGCTGTAGATTCGATACACTCGCCTCGAGTGTCATCATTTCCGCAAAAGATATCGAAGGCGTTGCTTTCATCACAAGGACCTGTCAAATCTGTACGCAACATTCACAGAGTTAAAg GAATTACAGCAGTTGACCGAACGAGGATTCAGGCGAATTTACATTCTGGGAAGATCAGTGTTCTTTATGAAATCGCATCCGGACTCTGTACAACTTCCCTATGA